One genomic region from Triticum urartu cultivar G1812 unplaced genomic scaffold, Tu2.1 TuUngrouped_contig_4383, whole genome shotgun sequence encodes:
- the LOC125527740 gene encoding sedoheptulose-1,7-bisphosphatase, chloroplastic (The sequence of the model RefSeq protein was modified relative to this genomic sequence to represent the inferred CDS: added 32 bases not found in genome assembly) has product METVAAAGYAHGAATRSPACCAAMSFSQSYRPKAARPATSFYGESLRANTARTSFPAGRQSKAASRAALTTRCAIGDSLEEFLTKATPDKNLIRLLICMGEAMRTIAFKVRTASCGGTACVNSFGDEQLAVDMLADKLLFEALEYSHVCKYACSEEVPELQDMGGPVEGGFSVAFDPLDGSSIVDTNFTVGTIFGVWPGDKLTGVTGGDQVAAAMGIYGPRTTFVVALKDCPGTHEFLLLDEGKWQHVKDTTSIGEGKMFSPGNLRATFDNPDYDKLVNYYVKEKYTLRYTGGMVPDVNQIIVKEKGIFTNVTSPTAKAKLLFEVAPLGFLIEKAGGHSSDGKQSVLDKVISVLDERTQVAYGSKNEIIRFEETLYGSSRLAASATVGATA; this is encoded by the exons CGGGGCCGCCACGCGCTCCCCGGCGTGCTGCGCCGCCATGTCCTTCTCGCAGTCCTACAGGCCCAAG GCTGCCAGGCCGGCGACCTCGTTCTACGGCGAGTCGCTGCGGGCGAACACGGCGAGGACGTCGTTCCCGGCGGGGCGGCAGTCCAAGGCGGCCAGCCGGGCGGCGCTCACCACCCGCTGCGCGATCGGCGACAGCCTG GAGGAGTTCCTGACCAAGGCGACGCCGGACAAGAACCTCATCAGGCTGCTGATCTGCATGGGGGAGGCGATGAGGACGATCGCCTTCAAGGTCCGGACGGCCTCCTGCGGCGGCACGGCCTGCGTCAACTCCTTCGGCGACGAGCAGCTCGCCGTCGACATGCTCGCCGACAAGCTCCTCTTCGAG GCGTTGGAGTACTCCCATGTGTGCAAGTACGCGTGCTCTGAGGAAGTCCCCGAGCTGCAGGACATGGGTGGCCCGGTCGAAG GCGGATTCAGTGTGGCGTTCGACCCCCTTGACGGCTCCAGCATCGTGGACACCAACTTCACCGTGGGAACCATCTTCGGCGTCTGGCCCGGCGACAAGCTGACCGGCGTCACCGGCGGTGACCAGGTTGCTGCCGCCATGGGCATCTACGGCCCTCGCACCACCTTCGTAGTTGCCCTCAAGGACTGCCCCGGGACACACGAATTCCTTCTCCTCGACGAAG GTAAATGGCAGCATGTCAAGGACACCACGAGCATCGGAGAAGGGAAGATGTTCTCCCCTGGCAATCTGAGGGCCACGTTCGACAACCCTGATTATGACAAG CTTGTCAACTACTATGTGAAGGAGAAGTACACTCTGCGTTACACCGGAGGAATGGTCCCTGATGTCAACCAG ATCATCGTGAAGGAGAAGGGCATCTTCACGAACGTGACGTCGCCGACGGCGAAGGCGAAGCTGCTGTTCGAGGTGGCGCCGCTGGGGTTCTTGATAGAGAAGGCCGGCGGGCACAGCAGCGACGGCAAGCAGTCGGTGCTGGACAAGGTGATCTCCGTCCTGGACGAGCGGACCCAGGTGGCCTACGGCTCCAAGAACGAGATCATCCGCTTCGAGGAGACCCTCTACGGCTCCTCCAGACTCGCCGCCAGCGCCACCGTCGGCGCCACCGCCTaa